The sequence CCCAAAAACAACAAAAGCCAAAAAATAGTTTCGAGGTCGGTCGACATCGCATGCATCTCTAGAACGAACCCTAAGGATCCTTGACATTTCTTTCTTTTACTCGACCTCGATACGGTAGTCGGCCGATCTCCTTCCACCAACACACCTCAGAACGACTCCTCCTCTCCCGGCATTCACGAGCGAATAAAGATGGCTGCATTCACAAGCACCTCCCCTCCCCGtgtatggatctaccgaaagatggGTGAATGAGCGAATAACGGAAACAGAGAGAAGGGACGAGGCTCCGCCTCCCAAacgatctcgatctcgatctcgatctcgtTCTCTATTGCTTCCTCGCACTCTCCGCGTGGGCTGCCCGCTGGCTTTGCGGAGGGCAGGAGAGGCTTTATTTATAGGCACGCGAGGGTTCGATGTTCACGAGGGCCCCACCCCCAATCTACCCGCCGAGTttgtagctcctttcttatctcgTATCATTTCTTGTTGTTTCTGAGAGTCCTGCGTGTGTCAAAAGTGTGGGGTCCGGCGTCACAGCGTGGACGCCTTTTATCGCGACGCGTCATCGCAGTTGCGTCTATGTGGCACGCGACAGCCGCTCGGGATGAGGGGCCCACCCGAACGACGAGAACCCACTCTGGATCGGGCTTTTCGGTCAACAGATATACCGTTACGGGATTGCGGTTGCCGTCATCGCTAACCTCAGCGACGGTTAcggtttttgttttgttttccatATATAGGATAATTAAATAATCCACGGCGGAtattatgtttaataatttcaGTAATTATCACCATCGAAAcaatttttgttttaaaaaataatttatactacgatactaaaaaaaaaatctattttttttcaattttcaatctaaaaaataatctaatttttgttaaaaaaaataactTATACTAGGATACTAAAAAAAAATCCGACAATGATAGAATCAAAATGACATAAAGCTTTTCGACTGACATTTAAGTATAATTTTTAAGGTCATCCAAATGaacgaagaagagagaaaatattcttttatttataataatatggGCCATCctagttttttttatgatttaagaaaatattctttgaatttcaaaaatattttctatgtGCTTTGCTTTTGACATCGGTCACTACAAATACCTACCTCTGAAGCATATCGATTgttgaaagattttttttatcgATGAAGAAACTAAGTATGACACTTTAGATAGAGAATTGTATCAAGCACTCAAAAGATAATCTATATTGGATAGGGACAAATATTTAAGGAGGTCACATCGACCACTATAGATGCCTTTGttaattagaaataaatatatagaATATTAAAAGATGCTTTGGTCGAGGAGGTTGTATAGGGTTCTATCGAgcacaaaacaaaaaaaacctaTGAGATGATAAATGATTTTATCTCATTATTAAACATTTTATTCGAGACATTAACGAGAATTCACATGTCAAAATCTTTGTAGGATGAAAATTCTATCAATATCACcacaatacaatacaatacaatacgAGGGATCACTAACTTTGCAGGATAAAAATTATAGTGAATATATCTCCTCATCTTGTCATTGATCATAAGttattatttttatgtattataatatatatatatacatatatatgagtcGTAAGTATACAAAATCATGTATCGCGTAAATAAATAGTAGATATCCGAGGATTGAAACTAATACTTTAGATGAGATTTATTAACTTGATGATTTATAAGGAATATTTGAACACTGTCGATATAGGTTCCAAATAAAAACAAATGAACGATTAGATAGCTCAGCTTCAATATTCGACGTCCTTCCGAAAGGATATAAGAAAAGCAATAAATAACTCATCTTAAActcaaattataataatataattttataaaaaataacagaataatatatgtataaatataataataaaataaaataaaactcgTAATACCTATGAACAACAATAGAAGATGTAAATTGGATATACCTACAAAGCCCCAGATTTCATACTTGTTTCATATACGGTCGTCGACTGCTACTTGAATTTAAGTTTGGGTCCATTAGCCGATGATACCATTCCCACCCTAATTTTCCATATCCACCTCCGCCCAACACGGGCGGTCGGTGACGCAACAATGCATGTGACCCACACGAGACGTGGCACCACCGAGTCATTCGCCCTTACCGCGTGTCACCAGCGCGTCCGCACGCCTGGCTTCGGCACCGCCGCTCACCGCCGCACAGTAGCAGCCAAACCCAAACACCCCGCGTACCCAGCAGCGGTGCCGCCCGCGTGGTGCTATAAatccaggaagaagaagaagaagaagaacccacGGCTGCTGAAGAAGCTGGGCGACATGTCCGGAGCGCAAGGAGCGCAGCCCAAGGAATCGCTGACGCCGACGACGTACGAGTCGGTGCCGGCGGAGGAGAACAAGACGCGGCTGGACCCGCGGTCGAAGGAGGACGAGGGGGTAATGATCAAGATCGAGAAGCAGCAGGACAAGGTGGAGGACGCCGCCGGTGGGGGCGGCCCCGTGTTCGGTGCCGGCAAGGAGGAGCACAAGCCGGACCTCGGCGTCACCGGCACCGGTTGAAGGGCTCATGTTAAtccagagagagagggagagatgtGCCGATGGATGGATAGGCGTACGAGTTAAGCGTTTTGTTAGTGCTGTCAATTAATCCTTGGTTTTCTACGCTGCAGCGGTACTCCAAGTCTCCCGAGGACGCGGGCATTCCGTGGTGCCATCATGGGCTTCGTCTCCCCTGCGATGATATCGAACGGAAGCTTAGTGCTCCGCATTCGACATCCACAGATCGATAGAAAAAGGAAAAACGAAAGTCGAAACTGTTTTTAAGACTGAGACTGACAACACAAAGCGCGACTCAACTCATCCAAACATTGGATCTTTACTTATAACGCGATACGACGACATTATTCTTCCGAGGCCTTTTCCTGCTGGAATGAGAGGTACAGATGTTAAAGCACCACAGCCCCTCACAAACCAAAAACAAATCAACATCGTTCAAACCTAAAAACTCTTGGCTGGCTGCACGAACACGATGCTGGTTTCCTTGTGAAAAACAGTGGAACCAGCATCATCCATGCACACGCCACCACTTCCATTCGATCGACTGTACTGTACTGTACATGAGTAGGAATCCTCGgatggaagaagagaaaaagaaaagaaaaccaggAAGAGGATGGTGCCTACGAGCTGCTGTGCTGGTGGACGTGCAGCCCATTGCCATTCGAATGGAAGCTTCCTCCGTTAACCAGGCTCTTGACGGCGGGCTTCTTCAGGCTCCCCCCGCCGTTTCGGTAGGTTCTGGGGCTCGGGTAGCCATTGCTGTGAGCATGCAGCGCCGGCGGGCTGATCTGCCCGTTAGAAGCTTGTAGCCATGCATCCAGCTGCCGGCATGATGCGGCTATCAGTCCTGTAAAAGCATTTTATAACAAGCGAGGACGAAACAGGATATATGAAGGCACCCAACAATGATTCGAAACCATCACACCTCGGAACGATCCCTAACGCCAACGAGATGGCGAGGATCGGAAACGAGTTGGCACTATAGATGGATGGGCAGAGTTGAGGCACTATTATTTTACCTAAGAAAACAGCAGAGGGCTTTCCAGGTCTAGACTTGAATTCCGGATGAAATTGCACGCCAACATAGTATGGATGAGAAGGCAGCTCGATGATctgcatcgtcatcatcatcgtcgtcaagaaacaaaaaattcaggtaaaaaaaaaaaaaaagaaagaaaacccaCCTCCATCCGTTTTCCTGTCTCGTCTTTACCGACGAAAGCAAGACCAGCCTTTTCAAATTCCGGGACCATATCAGGATTTACCtgcaaaaaaaaataaacaatgatAAGTGGGAACCCATCTCATCGATGCtggaatataaatattttacttcTCCTATCATCAGACCTCATATCTATGTCGATGCCGTTCGTCCACGAAGCCGACTTTGCCATACCTGAAGAAACCAGGTGGTTGAACTCTCTTTTTaagtctttctttctttctttctttcgttggGCAAGTTAGATAGAAGTAACATATCATTCAAGCATCGCGGATAACATTTCTCTACTTACAGCTTTGCAGATTTGCAATCAGCAACCGTGAAAAAGGTCCTCCTCGATCCAAGTCTCATGGTACCTCCCATGTGTGTCTTGGAACCCTGAAGGTCAATCCGATCACACAGAAAATATATGAGAGGTGGAGGAAGGGTTTTATAATTGACAATGATGACCAAAGatgcaaaaaaacaaaaaaaaccttaCGAATTACCTCTGGCATAAAAATGACAACGGGAGCACTTGTATCGGGATCAAACTCCATGCTATTTGCCTCCCTCAAGTTCATAACGGAGCGAGCGAATTCGATGACGGCGATCTGCATGCCAAGACAAATGCCAAGATACGGAATTTTGTTTTCGCGGGCATATTTAGCGGCAAGGATTTTTCCCTGCACCCCTCTGTCCCCAAAGCCTCCTGGGACTAGTATCCCATCTGCACCCTGAGATAGAAGAACATGGCGAGCATTGATTGCCTCATGTTAGATAAAACTAGTATGGTACACAGCTAAACATCTTCTTTAATTTTGCAAGAAGCTCACACTCAAAAGCCTCCATGCTGCGTTGTAAGCTTCGGGTGCCTGTATAAACGTAAAATATTCAACTCTTTGCAACAAAGAATCCAACATGAATAATAAAAAGCAGAGCACAACTCTGCTTAAACTGTAAAATGGACAGACCAATCCAACAAGAATAATAAAAAAGACCAACATAACTGCTTAAACTGTAAAATGGACAGACCAATCCAACAAGAATAATAAAAAAGACCAACATAACTGCTTAAACTGTAAAATGGACAGACCTCTTTCGCAGCTGTTTCTTCAAGATCAGATGATGGGACCCAGTCCACGACAAGTTTTCTTCGGCAAGCAACAGAAGCATGCAAAAGAGCCTGCAATAGTTTAACAAAACAATCAGTTTGCGGAAGGAATGCTCATAGGATAATAGATTGATCTATTCTTTCATCAAAGACAAACGAGCATCGAATGATCACCAAGTATAACAAAGGGAACACTCGAGTGCATTAGAGTTTCTATCACCAAAGAAACCATAACAAAGCCCAAGCCACGACTAGCACCAGTTTGACAATCTTATGAAGTGACTGATCAACAAAAACACAAAACAAGGGGGAGCTATATTTGCAGTTATCCAGCCATATTGCTCATCATGGGTATGGGAGATAACTAAGATAACTGCGTAGGATCTCTGAACAAACCTTTGGCCATATGCTCGCCAGATTCTATAAACCAACACTAAGTTATTGACGACCTAACTACTTCAAAAAGAACAAATAGCAACTTCTAACTCTATTTTGTTCCCCATCCTGAAGTCACGAGCATCCAACTAACCAAGAGAAGATGACAGATCAGGGAATCTGTCAGGTCCATGATGAACTTTTGCATTTTAAGATCTATAAGACTTGGGCATTCTGCACTTGCacaaatgatataagtcatccaaGAGAGGtactttggaaaaaaaaaaatcccatttTAGTGGATCAGAAGAATTAAATAAAAGAACACAATCCCCTGTTGTAATGAAAATGATTTACTGTGGAGTTATACACAAAAAGAAGTGCATCATGTGGAAATTGAATTATTAT comes from Musa acuminata AAA Group cultivar baxijiao chromosome BXJ3-3, Cavendish_Baxijiao_AAA, whole genome shotgun sequence and encodes:
- the LOC135633997 gene encoding uncharacterized protein LOC135633997, whose product is MHVTHTRRGTTESFALTACHQRVRTPGFGTAAHRRTVAAKPKHPAYPAAVPPAWCYKSRKKKKKKNPRLLKKLGDMSGAQGAQPKESLTPTTYESVPAEENKTRLDPRSKEDEGVMIKIEKQQDKVEDAAGGGGPVFGAGKEEHKPDLGVTGTG
- the LOC103979686 gene encoding uncharacterized protein LOC103979686 isoform X3; translation: MIPVDGKEGPADVCVIELGGTIGDIESMPFIEALGQFSYRVGPGNFCLVHVSLVPVLKAVGEPKTKPTQHSVRGLRGLGLTPNILACRSDKPLDINIKEKLSLFCHVPVANIINLHDVTNIWHIPLLLKEQKAHEALLKLLNLQGCAEEPMLEEWMGRAKLYDMLHKTVRIAMVGKYTGLSDSYLSVLKALLHASVACRRKLVVDWVPSSDLEETAAKEAPEAYNAAWRLLSGADGILVPGGFGDRGVQGKILAAKYARENKIPYLGICLGMQIAVIEFARSVMNLREANSMEFDPDTSAPVVIFMPEGSKTHMGGTMRLGSRRTFFTVADCKSAKLYGKVGFVDERHRHRYEVNPDMVPEFEKAGLAFVGKDETGKRMEIIELPSHPYYVGVQFHPEFKSRPGKPSAVFLGLIAASCRQLDAWLQASNGQISPPALHAHSNGYPSPRTYRNGGGSLKKPAVKSLVNGGSFHSNGNGLHVHQHSSS